The genome window ATGCCGGTGACTATTACCGACGGGCCAGCGCCATGCCGCTGCTGCCCGGCATACGTAAGCCGCTGTTAATTATCCATGCGCAGGACGATCCCTTTATGACCGATGAGGTGATCCCTGATATGGCGCGATTACCTGCTAACATTGAATATCAACTAACGGAATATGGTGGCCATGTCGGCTTTGTCGGCGGCACGTTACGTCGCCCGCAAATGTGGCTGGAGCAGCGTATTCCTCAATGGCTATCACCTTATCTGGATAACTAAGCTGTGATTATTCCCTGGCAAGATCTCTCCCCGGAAACCCTGGATAACCTGATTGAAGGTTTTGTACTGCGCGAAGGCACGGATTATGGCGAGCAGGAGCGCTCCCTGTCGGAAAAGGTGGAAGATGTCCGACGTCAGCTGAAAAGCGGCGAAGCCGTGCTGGTCTGGTCGGAACTGCATGAAACGGTCAATATTATGCCGCGCGGTCAGTTTCGCGAAGGATAGTGATGCGGTCAGCTCTGTGCGGCTCGTCACATTAACGTGGTCTGGCGGGCCTGCCCGATGATGACACCTCTGACCGAAACGTGATAACAATGCTCATCGCCCGATTTAATCCAGAGAGTATTTATGTCAGCCAGACATCCGATCATCGCGGTGACCGGCTCCAGCGGAGCGGGAACCACCACCACCAGCCTTGCCTTTCGTAAGATTTTTCAGCAGCTTAATCTGCATGCCGCTGAACTGGAGGGTGACAGTTTCCATCGCTATACGCGCCCGGAAATGGATATGGCGATCCGCAAAGCCCGCGATTTGGGGCGTCATATCAGTTACTTCGGACCAGAAGCCAACGACTTTGGCCTGCTTGAGCAAACCTTTGTTGAATATGGCGAAAATGGCCGTGGCCAGTCACGTAAATACCTGCATACCTATGATGAGGCGGTGCCGTGGAATCAGGTGCCAGGTACCTTTACGCCGTGGCAGCCGTTGCCGGAGCCAACGGATGTGTTGTTTTATGAAGGACTGCACGGC of Pantoea alhagi contains these proteins:
- a CDS encoding YheU family protein, giving the protein MIIPWQDLSPETLDNLIEGFVLREGTDYGEQERSLSEKVEDVRRQLKSGEAVLVWSELHETVNIMPRGQFREG